The following proteins are co-located in the Polystyrenella longa genome:
- a CDS encoding multiheme c-type cytochrome: MLTTARWSDIRFFHKTSGVRYQSCIVAGIACLLFLATAGVHSTEAQSGSAAPFYQQSVVPSAPAKVDSANPHATHAPQNPVATSPQANQIMPLIPCMPGQQVYASENQVQVSQGQINHGQAAHEQPHPGQPHPMSMPGHFSQQHALPHFQGGHPHFSASAPGGQLPPGVAQNLDMNAFRGVLQAQQQSAAHGNPGYIPGAPHGRAVPAGGALSSNGMITTVDGTEVDPHAAIYANCEFPSAKDCRTCHEKIYEEWSVSSHAYAAVSPMFHKFEQKINTLAQGTLGYFCLRCHSPVGTTQKLSRDQAIWEGSPAAKEGVTCIACHRVKERYGRVNGERRMEPGPLTDPVYGSGNGQTLQNVISQPEKYKVKTISGDKTPGQPIHNRIIQFEQISSSHFCVSCHQVAVYPGIKLEVVWEQYRGSPAAKEGISCQDCHMGKVAGKHCGYETAPSAIVNDNPINPHRKHSNHMFFGPGASIAHPGIFPMNPKADRWKMSEWIEFDWRGGWGTEPFEDAVADGKINVVFPKVWEFADDRYDARDIVSENQRKLGVKNKTRYALMENASRVTGPFFESKTTCGSDLKFHYVVKNQSNGHNMPSGSLGAQPQIWMNVALTGPDGTPIWESGYVDGNGDLADLHSLEVAAGRIPHDDQLFNLQTKFLITNVKGPDREFYLPVNVDFDQLPFIRPSGFPVTTMNHPPFIRMEGHSIPPLGERKANYKVPGKYLKKRGRYRLSVRMRSRSEPIYFMRFCDATPEMERAMNESIIDFHEYAVDFEIK, from the coding sequence ATGCTCACGACTGCTCGCTGGAGCGACATTCGCTTCTTTCATAAAACTTCCGGCGTTCGATATCAATCATGTATTGTGGCTGGGATCGCTTGTCTGCTTTTTCTAGCTACTGCCGGAGTTCATTCCACAGAAGCCCAGTCAGGCTCAGCTGCGCCGTTCTATCAACAGTCTGTCGTGCCTTCAGCTCCTGCAAAAGTTGATTCTGCGAATCCGCACGCAACTCACGCTCCACAAAACCCTGTTGCAACTTCACCGCAAGCCAATCAGATCATGCCGTTGATTCCGTGCATGCCGGGGCAACAGGTTTATGCATCCGAAAATCAAGTCCAAGTATCTCAGGGCCAAATAAATCACGGACAGGCTGCTCACGAACAACCACATCCGGGTCAGCCGCATCCGATGTCGATGCCGGGGCATTTCTCTCAACAGCATGCGTTGCCTCATTTTCAAGGTGGGCATCCGCATTTCTCCGCTTCCGCCCCGGGAGGACAACTTCCACCGGGAGTCGCTCAGAACCTCGATATGAACGCTTTTCGAGGAGTCCTGCAGGCACAGCAACAATCGGCGGCCCACGGGAATCCTGGTTACATCCCCGGGGCACCGCATGGTCGCGCTGTACCCGCTGGTGGTGCACTTAGTTCGAATGGAATGATCACCACCGTCGATGGAACCGAAGTTGATCCTCACGCGGCGATTTATGCCAACTGTGAGTTTCCTTCCGCGAAAGATTGCCGGACCTGTCACGAAAAGATTTACGAAGAGTGGTCCGTTTCCTCTCACGCATATGCTGCCGTTTCTCCCATGTTTCATAAGTTCGAGCAGAAAATAAATACACTCGCTCAGGGAACGCTCGGTTATTTCTGTTTGCGATGTCATTCACCTGTGGGAACAACGCAGAAACTGAGCCGTGACCAGGCGATCTGGGAAGGGAGCCCGGCCGCAAAGGAAGGGGTGACCTGTATTGCCTGTCATCGTGTAAAAGAACGTTACGGTCGCGTGAATGGCGAACGTCGGATGGAACCGGGCCCGCTGACAGACCCTGTATATGGTTCCGGTAATGGCCAGACGTTACAGAATGTGATCTCGCAACCGGAAAAATACAAAGTCAAAACGATCTCGGGAGATAAAACACCGGGCCAACCGATCCACAACCGCATTATTCAGTTTGAACAAATCTCATCGAGCCACTTCTGTGTGAGTTGTCATCAGGTGGCTGTATATCCCGGTATCAAGTTGGAAGTCGTTTGGGAACAGTATCGGGGTTCACCTGCTGCGAAAGAGGGGATCAGCTGCCAGGATTGCCACATGGGTAAAGTCGCCGGTAAACACTGCGGATACGAGACAGCCCCCTCAGCGATTGTGAATGATAATCCCATCAATCCCCATCGCAAACATTCCAATCATATGTTCTTCGGTCCCGGAGCTTCGATTGCACACCCGGGAATTTTTCCCATGAATCCGAAGGCGGATCGCTGGAAGATGAGCGAGTGGATCGAGTTCGACTGGCGAGGAGGGTGGGGAACTGAACCATTTGAAGACGCTGTTGCCGATGGGAAAATCAACGTGGTCTTTCCTAAGGTATGGGAGTTTGCCGACGACCGATACGACGCCCGCGATATCGTCTCTGAAAACCAGCGAAAGCTGGGAGTCAAAAACAAAACACGATATGCGTTGATGGAAAACGCTTCGCGAGTAACAGGCCCTTTCTTTGAATCGAAAACCACCTGCGGTTCCGATCTCAAATTTCATTATGTCGTGAAGAATCAGAGCAATGGCCACAACATGCCGAGTGGTTCATTGGGAGCACAGCCGCAAATCTGGATGAACGTCGCCCTTACGGGACCGGATGGTACTCCGATCTGGGAATCGGGATACGTAGACGGAAACGGTGACCTGGCAGACCTGCATTCACTGGAAGTTGCCGCGGGCCGCATTCCTCATGACGATCAGTTATTCAATCTTCAAACGAAGTTTTTGATCACCAATGTGAAAGGGCCCGATCGGGAGTTCTATCTGCCGGTGAACGTTGACTTCGACCAGCTTCCGTTTATTCGCCCCAGCGGATTCCCTGTCACCACGATGAATCACCCTCCCTTTATTCGGATGGAAGGGCATTCGATTCCCCCTCTGGGAGAGCGAAAAGCGAACTATAAAGTCCCCGGAAAGTACTTGAAGAAACGTGGGCGATATCGGTTGTCTGTTCGTATGCGGAGTCGGTCGGAGCCAATCTACTTCATGCGATTCTGTGATGCGACACCCGAGATGGAACGGGCCATGAATGAAAGCATCATCGACTTTCATGAATACGCTGTCGATTTCGAAATCAAGTAG
- a CDS encoding sialidase family protein: MLRSGLSTLLLVLLLTGFANAQDPYFQAEFLFELREDHNHAPAIVELPSGDMYATWYRGAGERTADNVVVLGALKKKGESEWGEDYQVADFPGFPDCNTAMIVDPKGNLWLFWPTIIANTWESALTNFMVTNQFSEDGKPEWGRHGVMFLKPDDFEKELIEKTDELLLSREEPLTERQSNYFAEIRERAGDKLYQRLGWMPRCKPTILPSGRMILPLYTDTYSISLMAISDNGGISWRASKPLFGFGNIQPTVLRKNDGTLVAYQRDNGFEKKIKVSVSEDDGETWSDSVASDMPNPSAGIDAVRLSNGHWAMIHNDVGKGRHKLAVSISDDEGQTWKWTRRLEDQESGSYHYPAIMQSNDGRLHAIYSYFTKKEGGKEGKTMKHAEFDEEWVLAGDKE; encoded by the coding sequence ATGCTCCGCTCGGGTCTTTCGACACTTCTTCTTGTCCTGTTGCTGACAGGTTTTGCGAATGCTCAGGATCCTTATTTTCAGGCTGAATTCCTGTTTGAGCTGCGCGAGGATCATAATCATGCTCCCGCAATCGTGGAGCTTCCCAGTGGCGACATGTATGCAACGTGGTATCGCGGTGCAGGCGAACGGACGGCTGATAACGTCGTCGTCCTTGGGGCACTGAAAAAGAAAGGGGAATCCGAGTGGGGCGAAGATTACCAAGTCGCCGACTTCCCCGGTTTCCCCGATTGCAATACCGCCATGATCGTCGATCCTAAAGGTAATCTCTGGTTGTTCTGGCCGACGATCATCGCCAACACCTGGGAATCTGCTCTCACTAATTTCATGGTGACGAATCAATTTTCTGAAGATGGCAAACCAGAATGGGGCCGTCATGGAGTTATGTTCCTGAAACCAGATGACTTCGAAAAAGAACTCATCGAGAAAACAGACGAACTCCTCCTCTCACGCGAAGAACCCCTCACCGAACGTCAGTCGAATTACTTCGCTGAAATTCGTGAACGGGCGGGCGACAAACTATATCAACGCCTCGGTTGGATGCCTCGCTGTAAACCCACAATCCTGCCCAGCGGACGAATGATTCTGCCTCTCTACACAGACACCTACTCCATCTCCTTAATGGCGATCAGCGATAATGGTGGTATCAGTTGGCGTGCCAGTAAACCACTCTTTGGTTTTGGTAACATCCAACCAACCGTGCTGCGTAAAAACGACGGGACTCTTGTCGCCTACCAGCGTGACAACGGCTTTGAAAAGAAAATCAAAGTCTCCGTCTCCGAAGATGATGGCGAAACCTGGTCCGATTCAGTCGCATCCGATATGCCTAACCCGAGCGCCGGGATCGATGCCGTGCGACTTTCAAACGGACACTGGGCGATGATTCATAACGATGTTGGTAAAGGACGGCATAAGCTCGCTGTTTCCATATCTGACGATGAAGGTCAAACCTGGAAGTGGACCCGCCGTCTCGAAGATCAGGAATCGGGAAGCTATCACTACCCGGCAATCATGCAATCAAACGACGGACGTCTGCATGCCATCTACAGCTACTTCACCAAGAAAGAAGGTGGCAAAGAAGGCAAAACCATGAAGCACGCCGAGTTCGATGAAGAGTGGGTACTGGCTGGCGATAAGGAGTAA
- a CDS encoding thioredoxin domain-containing protein, which produces MNLSGKRLVSTGVLLIGFAILGGFVLFSSETDLEQEAQAEPMAEPMNDSTPVKKESERKGNRLLQETSPYLLQHAYNPVDWYPWGKEAFEKAKKENKPIFLSIGYSACHWCHVMEHESFENEKIAEYMNEHFICIKVDREERPDVDQIYMNAVVAMTGHGGWPMSVFLKPDLKPFLGGTYWPPQASRGMPGFTDILNLVHNAWENRQDEIVKAGDELTRAVQEMSVPTSGLGVPLKTELLKKAMETLLQAADRQEGGFGNAPKFPHAMDLRLLLRLSERFESAEAREIALLTFDKMAYGGMYDQLGGGFHRYSTDARWLAPHFEKMLYDNALLGSAYLEAWQLTQNPEYERIVRETLDYVLREMVDASGGFYSTQDADSEGVEGKFFVWSLAEIETELGAEDAKLFAACYDVSKQGNWEHQNILNRPQAWDEVAQEQGFSLEELEQQMASAREKLYIAREKRIHPGRDEKILAAWNGLMIATFAQAGRALGEEKYTEAAKRGADFVWNEMRTEEGRLFHSWKEGDARINGFLDDYTNVLDAFTEVYQSTGDVIYLERANELATSLREHFLDKEEGGFFYTSNDHEQLIARPKESQDNATPSGNSMAVTGLLKLSRITGNIELEEIAWKTLESMSGQFRQSTMASGQSLIGLDFHLGPTFELVLVSPKDTTELDSMLSDFYQRFAPNTVVVTHQDGADTPKVLQDVLQGKKATGGEITLYQCEHGSCQKPVHGTDGVKAVLEGL; this is translated from the coding sequence ATGAACCTGTCTGGAAAACGCCTTGTTAGTACCGGAGTCCTGTTAATCGGATTCGCCATTTTGGGCGGGTTCGTTTTGTTCAGCTCCGAAACAGACTTGGAACAGGAAGCACAAGCTGAACCGATGGCCGAACCTATGAATGATAGTACACCCGTGAAAAAAGAATCCGAGCGAAAAGGAAACCGCCTGCTTCAGGAAACAAGTCCGTACCTGCTACAGCATGCTTATAACCCCGTGGACTGGTACCCTTGGGGAAAGGAAGCGTTCGAAAAGGCGAAGAAAGAAAACAAACCCATCTTCCTTTCGATCGGTTACAGCGCATGCCATTGGTGTCATGTGATGGAGCATGAGAGTTTTGAAAATGAAAAGATCGCGGAATACATGAACGAGCATTTCATCTGTATCAAAGTCGACCGCGAAGAACGTCCGGATGTAGACCAGATTTATATGAACGCTGTCGTCGCTATGACGGGCCATGGAGGATGGCCGATGTCCGTCTTTCTGAAACCGGATCTAAAACCGTTTCTAGGGGGGACGTACTGGCCGCCGCAGGCGTCACGCGGAATGCCGGGGTTCACGGACATCCTGAATCTTGTGCATAATGCGTGGGAAAACCGGCAGGATGAAATCGTGAAAGCGGGTGATGAACTAACTCGTGCTGTGCAAGAGATGTCGGTTCCAACTTCGGGGTTGGGTGTGCCGTTAAAGACGGAGCTGTTGAAGAAAGCGATGGAGACATTGTTGCAAGCAGCCGATCGCCAGGAAGGTGGGTTTGGCAACGCACCCAAGTTTCCTCACGCGATGGATTTGCGTTTATTGCTCCGTCTGAGCGAACGATTTGAGTCGGCAGAGGCCAGAGAGATTGCCTTGTTGACATTTGATAAAATGGCTTATGGGGGCATGTACGATCAGTTGGGGGGTGGGTTTCATCGTTATTCAACCGACGCCCGTTGGTTGGCGCCGCATTTTGAGAAAATGCTGTATGACAACGCGCTGTTAGGCAGTGCCTATCTGGAAGCGTGGCAACTCACCCAGAATCCGGAGTACGAACGAATCGTTCGGGAAACGCTGGATTATGTCTTGCGAGAAATGGTCGATGCTTCCGGTGGGTTTTATTCGACTCAAGATGCGGACAGCGAAGGAGTGGAAGGGAAGTTTTTCGTCTGGTCTCTGGCTGAAATTGAAACGGAACTTGGGGCCGAGGATGCAAAATTGTTTGCTGCCTGTTACGACGTCAGTAAGCAGGGTAACTGGGAGCACCAGAATATTCTCAATCGCCCTCAAGCATGGGATGAAGTCGCCCAAGAGCAGGGTTTTTCACTCGAAGAGCTTGAGCAGCAAATGGCTTCTGCACGAGAGAAACTGTACATCGCTCGCGAAAAACGAATTCACCCGGGTCGGGATGAAAAAATTCTGGCTGCCTGGAACGGACTCATGATTGCGACCTTCGCGCAGGCGGGGCGAGCTCTCGGTGAAGAGAAATATACAGAAGCAGCGAAACGCGGGGCTGACTTTGTCTGGAACGAGATGCGAACAGAGGAAGGTCGCCTGTTTCATTCCTGGAAAGAAGGGGATGCCCGGATAAATGGTTTCCTCGACGACTACACCAACGTGCTTGATGCCTTCACTGAAGTTTATCAGTCGACTGGCGATGTGATCTACCTGGAACGGGCCAATGAATTGGCTACATCGTTGCGAGAACATTTTCTCGACAAGGAAGAAGGAGGATTCTTCTACACCTCGAACGATCACGAACAGCTAATTGCGCGTCCCAAAGAGAGCCAGGACAATGCGACTCCCTCAGGGAATTCGATGGCCGTCACCGGCCTGCTTAAGCTAAGTCGAATCACGGGGAACATTGAGTTGGAAGAGATCGCCTGGAAGACGTTGGAAAGTATGTCTGGTCAATTCAGACAATCGACAATGGCGAGCGGGCAGTCGCTGATCGGCCTCGATTTCCATTTGGGGCCAACATTCGAATTGGTGCTGGTCTCTCCCAAGGACACAACAGAACTTGATTCGATGTTGTCCGATTTTTATCAGCGATTCGCGCCTAATACGGTCGTCGTGACTCATCAGGACGGTGCGGACACACCGAAAGTGCTGCAGGATGTTCTACAAGGGAAAAAGGCGACAGGCGGCGAGATAACGCTCTATCAATGTGAGCATGGAAGTTGTCAGAAGCCTGTGCATGGGACAGACGGGGTGAAAGCAGTCCTCGAAGGATTGTAA
- a CDS encoding carbon storage regulator: protein MLVLSRKPGESIVIADNVHISIIKVHGNRIQIGIQAPDDVVIRRAELEVAPKRNLSDSHTDFEMMPS from the coding sequence ATGTTAGTACTCAGCAGGAAGCCGGGAGAATCCATTGTCATCGCTGACAATGTTCACATTTCGATCATCAAAGTTCATGGGAACCGCATTCAAATCGGTATTCAAGCCCCTGACGACGTCGTCATTAGGCGTGCCGAATTGGAAGTTGCCCCTAAACGAAACCTTTCGGATTCGCATACCGACTTTGAAATGATGCCGAGCTGA
- a CDS encoding GNAT family N-acetyltransferase → MQVELLAASLLSAAHLRVWANIVEQNPELHNPFFRPEFTQFIAELRSRIEVAIIRDGHQIVGFFPFRRVSPLVGQPVGGRLSGAEGLICRQNVDVSLEELLERVHLTSWDFDQVPEEQTDFAPHTFSTTEAHYIDLTEGYDAYCQLKKESGSKRICKLNSTGRKLEREHGEVEFRLHDNRPELLEKLIDFKSKQFQETHYTNVFNFDWTQQLLRELCETDHLTLRGRLSSLSVAGKPIAISYALQSNKVLHGWFTTFDPEFSKYSPGSLLILRIAEAAAKSGITCFDLGPGEQIFKQTLKSGSKLVCSGTLSNDPMRRWLKRGIRETKEWISHSPARFTLDVLRPLKGWFDMK, encoded by the coding sequence ATGCAAGTCGAACTGCTGGCGGCGAGTTTGTTGTCAGCTGCTCATCTGCGTGTCTGGGCTAATATTGTCGAACAGAATCCGGAGTTGCACAATCCATTCTTTCGTCCCGAATTTACACAGTTCATAGCTGAACTTCGAAGTCGAATTGAAGTCGCAATCATTCGTGACGGACACCAGATCGTCGGTTTTTTCCCATTCCGTCGTGTCTCTCCACTGGTGGGCCAACCGGTAGGAGGACGGCTTTCGGGCGCGGAGGGATTGATCTGTCGACAGAACGTCGACGTCTCTCTGGAAGAATTACTTGAACGCGTTCATTTGACATCATGGGATTTCGATCAAGTTCCAGAAGAACAAACCGACTTCGCTCCCCATACATTCTCTACGACCGAAGCGCATTACATCGACCTCACTGAGGGATACGACGCGTACTGCCAACTAAAAAAAGAGTCTGGTTCAAAACGGATTTGCAAGCTGAATTCGACCGGTCGAAAACTGGAACGCGAGCATGGAGAAGTTGAATTTCGTCTTCATGATAATCGCCCCGAACTACTCGAAAAATTAATTGACTTCAAATCAAAACAATTTCAAGAGACTCATTACACGAACGTCTTCAACTTTGACTGGACTCAACAGCTTCTAAGAGAACTTTGTGAAACGGATCACCTGACCTTGCGAGGTCGACTTTCTTCCTTGTCTGTTGCTGGCAAACCGATTGCCATTTCCTATGCATTACAGTCGAACAAAGTCTTACATGGCTGGTTTACGACATTCGATCCCGAGTTCAGCAAATACTCACCGGGTAGTCTGTTGATTCTGAGAATTGCTGAAGCGGCCGCAAAGTCCGGCATCACCTGTTTTGACCTTGGTCCCGGCGAACAGATTTTCAAACAAACTTTGAAATCGGGTTCCAAACTCGTCTGTTCAGGAACTCTCAGTAACGATCCGATGCGCCGCTGGCTCAAACGAGGTATTCGCGAAACCAAGGAATGGATCTCCCATTCACCCGCTCGTTTCACGTTAGATGTCTTACGCCCTCTCAAGGGCTGGTTTGACATGAAGTAG
- a CDS encoding BON domain-containing protein — MLPARNKMNRFADGSLVDPYSECCQSSDHFQDAHLAHSIERQVMNALLSTPGLKISALVVHRIPDGVCVEGTIEVDEPHADPCQQIVDSIKRVEGINQVVNRLVTRCPFAESQW, encoded by the coding sequence ATGTTACCCGCTCGGAACAAGATGAACCGTTTCGCTGATGGATCTTTAGTGGATCCTTATAGCGAATGTTGCCAATCTTCTGACCACTTTCAAGATGCGCATCTGGCTCATTCAATTGAACGTCAGGTGATGAACGCGTTGCTGTCCACGCCAGGATTGAAGATTTCAGCGTTGGTCGTCCATCGTATTCCCGATGGTGTCTGCGTTGAAGGAACCATTGAGGTTGATGAACCTCACGCCGATCCCTGCCAGCAGATCGTTGATTCGATTAAACGTGTAGAAGGTATCAACCAGGTGGTCAATCGACTGGTTACGCGCTGCCCGTTTGCTGAATCTCAATGGTGA
- a CDS encoding WecB/TagA/CpsF family glycosyltransferase, which translates to MIATHETDRKVNILGVDIDDVTVARGIQIVEEMIRQPGDTPSSIYFVNAHTLNFAHSDPEFGALLNRGDRVFGDGTGVRWGARLQGIQIRDNLVGTDFIPSLFTLTPSKKYSYFLMGSDPETVQKAAEYAERMFPGWKQAGYHHGFLKEEETRQAAIDQINACEPDIVLVGMGNPLQEKWIEQYKDQLHTKVCLGIGGLYDYWADNVSRAPLWVRRAGYEWVWRILQQPGDKFKRYLIGNPLYLMNIYREQRQRKRSQPQHETSQI; encoded by the coding sequence ATGATTGCCACTCACGAAACAGACCGCAAAGTAAACATTTTGGGAGTCGACATCGACGACGTCACTGTCGCCCGTGGTATCCAGATTGTCGAAGAGATGATTCGCCAACCTGGCGACACCCCCAGCAGCATTTATTTCGTGAATGCGCACACATTGAACTTCGCCCATTCTGATCCAGAATTCGGAGCGTTGCTCAATCGAGGAGACCGTGTTTTCGGCGACGGAACCGGCGTTCGATGGGGAGCTCGCTTACAAGGCATTCAAATTCGCGACAACCTTGTCGGAACTGACTTCATCCCGTCCCTCTTTACACTCACCCCCAGCAAGAAATATTCGTATTTTCTGATGGGTTCCGATCCAGAGACCGTACAGAAGGCAGCCGAATATGCCGAGCGTATGTTTCCTGGTTGGAAACAGGCCGGATATCACCACGGCTTCCTGAAGGAAGAAGAGACCCGACAAGCAGCTATCGATCAAATCAACGCCTGCGAACCAGACATTGTTCTCGTCGGTATGGGAAACCCATTACAGGAAAAATGGATTGAACAGTACAAAGACCAACTGCACACAAAAGTCTGTCTGGGAATCGGTGGGTTGTACGACTACTGGGCCGACAATGTCAGCCGGGCCCCGCTCTGGGTTCGCCGCGCTGGGTACGAATGGGTCTGGCGGATCCTTCAACAACCGGGCGACAAATTCAAGCGGTACTTGATTGGCAACCCGCTCTATCTAATGAATATCTACCGGGAACAGCGGCAACGTAAGCGCAGCCAGCCTCAGCACGAAACCAGCCAGATTTAA
- a CDS encoding response regulator, with the protein MGANNEITQVSPGHLGSWTEGAHLLCYALDRPHWMNLTLQLDSRGCHSPRLEWVSTESELIELVHEHEFDVIILACQRLDHFDSQIGHLLQTIRTSGNHDPILLLSEQIQPRELSRCFEADVEFLHSSLFWDAPALVAALERARRLHRQREDYLAWGRERQQRLMQEQKESERILEQQRKMLDDLRSLTNPLASEFQDDNEALESTPLQSLSVPSKTVDLQSADQRKEEQTVLRRDLKRFYSTLLRSYVVMGTGSLTEEIKQVVFQLEVCGLSIRETMSLHLEQVEELVRGLGNRSSRHVMSRADMLILEMLMHLAEERKGKQGETGR; encoded by the coding sequence ATGGGTGCAAATAACGAAATAACCCAAGTTTCGCCGGGGCACCTTGGCTCTTGGACTGAAGGGGCGCATTTGTTGTGTTATGCGTTAGACCGTCCCCATTGGATGAATCTAACTTTGCAGCTTGATAGCCGGGGATGCCATTCCCCCCGTCTCGAGTGGGTGTCCACCGAATCGGAGTTGATCGAACTCGTTCACGAGCATGAATTCGACGTGATCATTCTCGCTTGTCAGCGGTTGGATCATTTTGATTCACAGATCGGCCATCTGCTACAGACGATCCGCACCAGTGGCAATCATGACCCGATTCTGTTGCTGTCCGAACAGATTCAGCCTCGTGAATTATCGCGTTGTTTTGAGGCCGATGTCGAATTTCTGCATTCCTCTCTCTTCTGGGATGCACCCGCGCTTGTTGCAGCCCTGGAACGAGCCAGACGGCTCCATCGTCAGCGGGAAGATTACCTTGCCTGGGGGCGCGAACGTCAGCAGCGGTTAATGCAGGAACAGAAGGAATCAGAACGAATACTCGAACAACAGAGGAAGATGCTCGACGATCTAAGATCGCTGACGAATCCACTTGCTTCCGAGTTTCAGGACGATAACGAGGCACTGGAATCGACTCCTCTACAGTCGCTCTCTGTCCCTTCTAAAACTGTTGATCTCCAGTCTGCCGATCAGCGTAAAGAAGAACAAACGGTGCTGAGACGCGATTTGAAACGCTTCTACTCGACACTTCTGCGGTCGTACGTCGTGATGGGGACAGGCTCGTTAACGGAAGAGATTAAACAGGTCGTATTTCAGTTAGAAGTCTGCGGGTTATCCATTCGTGAAACGATGTCTCTGCACTTGGAGCAGGTTGAGGAATTAGTGCGAGGGTTAGGGAATCGCAGCAGTCGCCACGTGATGAGCCGGGCTGATATGTTGATCCTCGAAATGTTGATGCATTTGGCGGAAGAGAGAAAGGGTAAACAGGGAGAGACAGGGAGATGA
- a CDS encoding glycosyltransferase family 2 protein: MLILLNTILIAGTVLLLIPFVVFCLECLAALLPWRPRTVLNDAEEASVAVLLPAHNESSVIARTLDVLMPTLGKHDRAVVIADNCSDDTAEIARSKGAIAVERTNLEQRGKGYALDFGVKQLHENPPDVVMILDADCNVDPATVRTLGQLAHQTGRPVQSLNLGELDDRPDSMFVASSLGNYFINLVRPLGLKKVGLSYRLLGTGMALPWSIIKDAPLASGHIVEDTRLGVDLAIDGHLPIFCPDVRVLSRLPQQKASFVSQRTRWEHGHMQAAFSQVPRLIQAAIWNRSLSLFWLAMDIAVPPFSLMIFLWMLATVATGIAGFCGASLLPFWALCITGVCLVTLIGLNWFVYCRKIIPLSVLVGIPKYVFKKLPIYFSFLFKRQQEWVRTDREAEQQKPLAQ; the protein is encoded by the coding sequence ATGCTCATCTTACTCAATACAATTTTAATCGCCGGTACGGTTCTATTGCTTATCCCCTTTGTGGTGTTCTGCCTGGAGTGCTTGGCCGCTTTACTCCCTTGGCGTCCGCGTACTGTCTTGAATGATGCTGAAGAAGCATCGGTTGCAGTGCTCCTCCCTGCTCATAATGAATCATCCGTCATCGCGCGCACTCTTGATGTTCTGATGCCGACGCTGGGTAAACATGACCGTGCTGTTGTCATTGCCGACAACTGTTCCGACGACACGGCCGAAATTGCTCGCAGCAAAGGAGCGATCGCCGTTGAACGAACCAACCTGGAACAACGGGGCAAAGGTTACGCCCTCGACTTCGGTGTCAAACAACTGCACGAGAATCCTCCCGACGTCGTCATGATTCTGGATGCCGACTGCAATGTCGACCCGGCCACTGTCCGGACATTGGGGCAACTGGCTCATCAAACAGGCCGACCTGTCCAATCTCTCAACCTGGGAGAACTCGACGATCGTCCAGACTCCATGTTCGTCGCCTCTTCGCTCGGCAACTATTTCATCAATCTTGTTCGTCCTCTTGGACTGAAGAAGGTCGGCCTCTCCTATCGACTGCTGGGGACAGGCATGGCATTACCCTGGTCGATCATTAAAGACGCTCCGCTGGCGAGTGGACACATTGTGGAAGACACTCGATTAGGTGTTGATCTGGCGATTGATGGACATCTTCCGATCTTCTGCCCAGACGTTCGCGTACTCAGTCGGTTACCACAACAAAAGGCTTCTTTCGTCAGTCAGCGAACTCGTTGGGAGCATGGACACATGCAAGCCGCGTTCAGTCAGGTCCCCCGGTTAATCCAAGCGGCGATCTGGAACCGCAGCTTGTCCCTGTTCTGGCTCGCGATGGACATCGCCGTTCCTCCCTTCTCACTCATGATTTTCCTGTGGATGCTGGCAACAGTTGCCACGGGTATCGCCGGCTTCTGCGGAGCATCGCTCCTGCCATTTTGGGCTTTATGCATCACCGGAGTCTGTCTCGTCACTTTGATTGGACTCAATTGGTTCGTCTACTGCCGCAAAATCATTCCTCTGAGTGTCTTAGTGGGTATCCCGAAATACGTCTTCAAAAAGTTACCGATCTACTTCTCATTTCTGTTTAAACGCCAACAGGAATGGGTCCGTACCGATCGCGAAGCAGAACAACAAAAACCATTGGCTCAATAG